The following are encoded together in the Pseudoalteromonas piscicida genome:
- the adk gene encoding adenylate kinase has protein sequence MRIILLGAPGAGKGTQAQFLMDKYGIPQISTGDMLRAAIKEGTPLGLEAKKVMDAGQLVSDEIIIGLVKERIAKEDCANGFLLDGFPRTIPQADAMKENGIKVDHVIEFDVADEIIVERMSGRRVHPGSGRVYHIVYNPPKVEGKDDVTGEDLIIRDDDTEETVRKRLAIYHEQTKPLVDYYSAEADAGNTQYHKLDGTQAVDAVSKQLGELLG, from the coding sequence ATGCGCATCATCTTGCTAGGCGCGCCGGGTGCAGGTAAAGGTACTCAAGCTCAATTTCTAATGGACAAATATGGGATCCCTCAGATCTCGACAGGCGACATGTTACGTGCTGCTATCAAAGAAGGGACTCCGTTGGGTCTTGAAGCGAAAAAGGTCATGGATGCAGGTCAACTAGTATCTGATGAAATCATTATTGGCTTGGTAAAAGAGCGCATCGCAAAAGAAGATTGTGCAAATGGCTTCTTGCTTGATGGCTTCCCACGCACAATTCCACAAGCAGATGCAATGAAAGAAAATGGCATCAAAGTTGACCATGTTATCGAATTTGACGTGGCAGATGAGATCATCGTTGAGCGTATGAGCGGTCGTCGTGTACACCCAGGTTCTGGTCGTGTTTACCACATCGTTTACAACCCGCCAAAAGTAGAAGGCAAAGATGACGTAACGGGTGAAGACCTAATCATTCGTGATGACGACACTGAAGAGACAGTACGTAAACGCCTAGCGATTTACCATGAGCAAACTAAACCTCTCGTAGACTACTACAGTGCGGAAGCGGATGCTGGTAACACGCAATATCACAAACTTGATGGTACACAAGCTGTTGATGCGGTAAGCAAGCAGTTAGGTGAACTATTGGGTTAA